The following proteins come from a genomic window of Rutidosis leptorrhynchoides isolate AG116_Rl617_1_P2 chromosome 10, CSIRO_AGI_Rlap_v1, whole genome shotgun sequence:
- the LOC139870871 gene encoding uncharacterized protein: MKIPAHLIYYEGKDDPNDFLNIFEGAVRMAKWDIPVACHAFSYMLKVDGRVWFDSLPKDFVASFDDLKRQFKSKFSQQKRHKKNHVAAHGIKQKDSEGSRAFLTRYTNETQQIPHLLESQKISGLLYGSRVRPLIEHLSRDLPITYEALLEKAYIWQDAKETSGNFVLDDAPMNKRTEKSERRDDKHGRKEDRGRFHLYRRETGAGILEALIKTPKEILAIEKAANKFKAPGKMSNRGRNRDMTKFCVFHNDFGQY; this comes from the coding sequence ATGAAAATTCCCGCACACCTAATTTACTATGAAGGAAAAGATGACCCGAATGATTTCCTTAATATATTCGAAGGTGCAGTACGAATGGCCAAATGGGACATACCCGTAGCATGTCATGCATTTTCTTACATGTTAAAGGTAGATGGAAGGGTTTGGTTTGACTCTTTACCAAAAGACTTTGTAGCTAGCTTCGATGACCTGAAACGGCAATTTAAGTCTAAGTTTAGCCAACAAAAGCGACACAAAAAGAACCATGTGGCCGCCCATGGAATAAAGCAGAAAGATAGCGAAGGTTCTAGGGCCTTCCTTACTAGGTATACTAATGAAACCCAACAGATCCCACACCTACTAGAATCCCAGAAAATATCCGGGTTGTTATATGGATCTAGGGTCAGACCTCTCATTGAACATCTTAGCCGAGACCTACCAATCACCTACGAAGCTTTGTTAGAAAAAGCATATATATGGCAAGATGCAAAAGAAACATCAGGTAACTTCGTCCTAGATGATGCCCCCATGAATAAGCGAACAGAGAAATCAGAAAGAAGGGATGACAAACATGGTAGGAAAGAGGACAGGGGGAGATTCCATCTTTACCGAAGAGAAACCGGAGCTGGGATCTTGGAGGCATTGATAAAAACCCCCAAGGAAATCCTAGCAATAGAGAAAGCAGCCAATAAGTTCAAAGCTCCGGGAAAAATGTCCAACAGAGGGAGGAACAGGGACATGACCAAGTTTTGTGTCTTCCACAATGATTTTGGGCAATACTGA